A single genomic interval of Cucumis sativus cultivar 9930 chromosome 7, Cucumber_9930_V3, whole genome shotgun sequence harbors:
- the LOC101221456 gene encoding eukaryotic initiation factor 4A-11 — MAGLAPEGTQFDSRQYDAKMNEILSAEGQEFFTSYDEVYESFDSMGLQENLLRGIYAYGFEKPSAIQQRGIVPFCKGLDVIQQAQSGTGKTATFCSGILQQLDYGLVQCQALVLAPTRELAQQIEKVMRALGDYLGVKVHACVGGTSVREDQRILQAGVHVVVGTPGRVFDMLRRQSLRPDCIKMFVLDEADEMLSRGFKDQIYDIFQLLPSKIQVGVFSATMPPEALEITRKFMNKPVRILVKRDELTLEGIKQFYVNVDKEDWKLETLCDLYETLAITQSVIFVNTRRKVDWLTDKMRSRDHTVSATHGDMDQNTRDIIMREFRSGSSRVLITTDLLARGIDVQQVSLVINYDLPTQPENYLHRIGRSGRFGRKGVAINFVTNDDERMLFDIQKFYNVVIEELPANVADLL; from the exons ATGGCAGGTTTAGCTCCAGAAGGAACCCAATTTGATTCTCGCCAATACGATGCTAAAATGAATGAGAT TCTTTCAGCCGAAGGGCAGGAATTTTTTACCTCATACGATGAAgtttatgaaagttttgattcGATGGGGCTGCAAGAGAACCTCCTCAGAGGCATTTATGCCTATG GTTTTGAGAAACCTTCTGCAATTCAGCAAAGAGGTATAGTTCCCTTCTGCAAGGGCCTCGATGTGATTCAGCAGGCTCAATCTGGAACTGGAAAAACTGCAACTTTCTGCTCTGGGATACTTCAGCAACTTGATTATGGTCTAGTCCAGTGCCAGGCATTAGTTTTGGCACCGACTAGGGAGCTGGCTCAACAAATTGAGAAGGTTATGAGAGCTCTTGGAGATTATCTTGGAGTTAAGGTTCATGCTTGCGTGGGAGGGACAAGTGTCCGTGAGGATCAACGCATTCTTCAAGCTGGTGTTCATGTAGTAGTTGGAACACCTGGTCGTGTGTTTGACATGTTGAGGAGGCAGTCTCTTCGCCCAGATTGTATTAAGATGTTTGTATTGGATGAAGCTGATGAAATGCTTTCTCGAGGTTTCAAAGACCAG ATCTATGATATTTTCCAGCTGTTGCCATCAAAAATTCAAGTTGGGGTATTCTCAGCCACAATGCCTCCGGAAGCTTTGGAGATCACTAGGAAATTCATGAACAAGCCTGTCAGAATCTTGGTAAAACGTGATGAGCTTACTTTGGAAGGTATCAAACAATTTTACGTAAATGTTGATAAGGAAGATTGGAAGCTTGAAACTCTATGTGATCTGTACGAGACTCTGGCTATCACTCAAAGTGTCATCTTTGTTAACACACGTCGCAAGGTTGATTGGCTTACGGACAAGATGAGAAGCCGTGATCATACCGTATCGGCCACTCATGGTGACATGGACCAGAACACTCGTGATATAATCATGCGTGAATTTCGTTCTGGGTCGTCTCGTGTTCTTATCACAACTGACTTGTTAGCTCGTGGTATCGATGTTCAGCAAGTGTCCCTTGTCATAAATTATGATTTGCCGACCCAACCTGAAAATTACCTCCATCGAATTGGTCGAAGTGGGCGTTTTGGAAGAAAGGGTGTTGCCATCAATTTTGTTACAAATGATGATGAGAGAATGCTTTTTGATATTCAGAAGTTCTATAATGTGGTCATTGAGGAGCTGCCAGCCAATGTTGCAGATCTCCTATGA
- the LOC101209615 gene encoding uncharacterized protein LOC101209615, with amino-acid sequence MEDFRSKSCREERMQIERYNENRIAPTNMQDLRSYSVSYASSVQQNQSNKEVKMKKGKSNMGSTSKSWSFKDPELQRKTRVAGYKVYAVEGKMKGSLRKSFRWIKNTYTQVVYGWR; translated from the coding sequence ATGGAGGATTTCAGATCCAAATCTTGCAGAGAAGAGAGAATGCAGATTGAGCGTTACAATGAGAATAGGATTGCCCCAACAAACATGCAAGATCTAAGGTCTTACAGTGTGAGCTATGCAAGTTCTGTTCAgcaaaatcaatcaaacaaaGAGGTAAAGATGAAGAAAGGCAAAAGCAATATGGGGTCAACCTCTAAAAGCTGGAGTTTTAAGGATCCAGAATTGCAAAGAAAGACGAGGGTCGCTGGATATAAGGTTTATGCAGTGGAAGGGAAGATGAAAGGGTCTTTGAGAAAGAGTTTTAGATGGATCAAGAACACTTACACTCAAGTAGTGTATGGATGGAGGTGA
- the LOC101221220 gene encoding probable phospholipid-transporting ATPase 4 has protein sequence MKMESMRRGRIRQRIRRSHLYTFAACLRADSAREVDDSNPLTGPGFSRVVCCNQPQTHERKPLKYCTNYISTTKYNVLSFVPKALFEQFRRVANLYFLLAALLSLTPVAPFSAVSMIAPLVFVVGLSMAKEALEDWRRFVQDMKVNLRKASVHKGEGVFGHRPWHKLRVGDIVKVQKDQFFPADLLLLSSCYEDGICYVETMNLDGETNLKVKRALEVTLPLDDDATFKDFSGKIYCEDPNPNLYTFVGNFEYDRQVYPLDPNQILLRDSKLRNTAYAYGVVIFTGHDSKVMQNATKSPSKRSRIERKMDKIIYILFTLLILISSISSIGFAVKTKYQMTDWWYLRTTGDDHDPLYNPRKPTLSGLIHLITALILYGYLIPISLYVSIEVVKVLQASFINQDINMYCEETANPAQARTSNLNEELGQVDTILSDKTGTLTCNQMDYLKCSIAGTAYGVKSSEVELAAARQMAYDFEEQDGEFSDVHGQKNSQPSSMPHSRLGSEIELETVVTSTDGKDQKSAIKYFSFEDSRLTGGNWLNEPNHDVLLLFFRILAICHTAIPELNEETGVYTYEAESPDEGAFLVAAREFGFEFCKRTQSTLVVRERYPSPDQVVEREYKILNLLDFTSKRKRMSVIIKDEEGQILLLCKGADSIIFDRLSKNGRMYEEATTRHLNEYGEAGLRTLALAYRKLEEAEYNAWNNEFQKAKTSIGGDRDAMLERVSDLMERELILVGATAVEDKLQNGVPQCIDKLAQAGLKIWVLTGDKMETAINIGYACSLLRQGMKRICISTTSDSLAQDGKEAMKENILNQITNAAQMIKLENDPHAAFALIIDGKTLTYALEDDMKLQFLGLAVDCASVICCRVSPKQKALVTRLVKEGTGKTTLAIGDGANDVGMIQEADIGVGISGVEGMQAVMASDFSIAQFRFLERLLVVHGHWCYKRIAQMICYFFYKNIAFGLTLFYFEAYAGFSGQSIYDDFYMLSFNVILTSLPVISLGVFEQDVPSEVCLQFPALYQQGPRNLFFDWPRIFGWMGNALYSSLVTFFLNLIIFYDQAFRSGGQTADMTAVGTTMFTCIIWAVNCQIALTMSHFTWIQHLLVWGSIAMWYLFILLYGMIISSGNAYKIFVEALGPAPVYWIATILVTITCNLPYLAHISFQRSFHPMDHHIIQEIKYYRKDVEDTHMWTRERSKARQKTKIGFTARVEAKIRQLKGRLQKKHSSLGMPPNATTTAIS, from the exons ATGAAGATGGAGTCAATGAGACGGGGAAGGATAAGGCAGAGGATCCGCCGAAGCCATCTTTATACGTTTGCTGCTTGCCTCCGTGCAGACAGCGCGCGGGAGGTTGACGATTCAAATCCTTTAACAGGACCTGGCTTTTCACGAGTTGTATGTTGTAATCAGCCTCAAACCCATGAGAGAAAGCCATTGAAATACTGCACAAATTACATATCCACGACCAAGTATaatgttctttcttttgtgcCTAAGGCTCTCTTTGAGCAATTCCGAAGAGTTGCCAATTTGTACTTTCTTTTGGCTGCGTTGTTATCGCTCACACCAGTTGCCCCATTTTCTGCTGTGAGCATGATTGCTCCTTTGGTATTTGTTGTTGGGCTCAGTATGGCTAAAGAAGCTCTTGAGGACTGGCGTCGATTTGTGCAGGATATGAAGGTTAACCTCAGGAAAGCGAGTGTCCACAAAGGGGAAGGTGTTTTTGGCCATAGACCATGGCACAAGCTCCGAGTAGGAGATATAGTGAAAGTACAGAAGGATCAGTTCTTTCCAGCTGATCTACTCCTCTTGTCGTCGTGCTATGAGGATGGTATATGTTATGTGGAAACGATGAATTTGGATGGTGAAACCAATCTCAAAGTAAAGAGAGCTTTGGAAGTAACCTTACCATTGGATGATGATGCAACTTTCAAAGATTTTTCTGGAAAAATTTACTGTGAAGATCCAAACCCAAATCTTTACACCTTTGTAGGTAACTTTGAGTATGATCGGCAGGTTTATCCTCTTGATCCTAATCAGATTCTCCTCAGAGATTCAAAATTGAGGAATACAGCTTATGCCTATGGGGTGGTGATATTTACTGGACATGATAGCAAAGTCATGCAGAATGCTACAAAATCCCCTTCAAAAAGAAGTagaatagagagaaaaatggacaaaattatttacatcCTTTTCACTCTACTTATATTGATCTCATCGATAAGCTCAATAGGTTTTGCTGTGAAAACTAAGTACCAAATGACAGACTGGTGGTATTTACGAACTACTGGTGATGACCATGATCCACTGTACAACCCTCGTAAGCCAACCTTATCAGGGCTCATACATTTAATCACTGCTCTTATACTTTATGGATATTTGATACCCATCTCGTTATATGTTTCCATCGAGGTTGTTAAGGTTCTCCAAGCTTCCTTCATTAACCAAGATATTAACATGTATTGTGAGGAGACTGCCAATCCAGCTCAAGCTAGAACTTCCAATTTGAATGAGGAATTGGGTCAGGTAGACACAATCCTATCTGACAAAACAGGCACTTTGACTTGCAATCAAATGGACTATCTGAAATGTTCCATTGCTGGCACTGCATATGGTGTTAAATCTAGTGAGGTTGAACTTGCAGCTGCAAGGCAGATGGCATATGACTTCGAGGAGCAGGACGGAGAATTTTCCGATGTCCATGGACAAAAGAATAGCCAGCCGTCTTCAATGCCACATAGCAGATTAGGTTCTGAGATTGAGCTGGAGACTGTTGTTACTTCAACTGATGGCAAGGATCAGAAGTCTGCCATAaagtattttagttttgaggACAGCCGCCTGACTGGTGGAAACTGGTTGAATGAGCCTAATCATGATGTTCTTTTATTGTTCTTCCGAATTTTAGCAATTTGTCACACTGCAATTCCTGAACTGAATGAGGAGACCGGCGTTTATACATACGAGGCAGAGTCCCCGGATGAAGGTGCTTTTCTTGTTGCAGCTAGAgaatttggttttgaattttgtaagaGAACACAGTCAACCTTGGTTGTCCGTGAAAGGTATCCTTCACCTGACCAAGTAGTTGAAAG ggaatacaaaattttgaatctattGGATTTCACAAGCAAGAGAAAGAGAATGTCTGTAATTATTAAGGACGAGGAGGGCCAGATTCTTCTTCTCTGCAAAGGTGCCGATAG CATCATCTTTGATCGACTATCaaagaatggaagaatgtATGAGGAAGCAACCACAAGGCATTTGAATGAATATGGAGAAGCAGGGCTACGAACTCTGGCACTTGCTTATAGGAAGCTCGAGGAAGCTGAATATAATGCTTGGAACAATGAGTTTCAGAAGGCTAAGACGTCAATCGGAGGAGATAGAGATGCAATGCTTGAGCGAGTATCCGATCTCATGGAGCGAGAATTAATCCTTGTTGGTGCTACTGCTGTGGAGGACAAGTTACAGAATGGG GTGCCTCAATGTATAGACAAACTTGCACAAGCTGGTCTTAAGATCTGGGTTCTGACAGGAGATAAGATGGAAACTGCTATCAACATAGG ATATGCATGCAGTTTACTACGACAGGGAATGAAGCGGATCTGCATATCAACAACCTCAGACTCCTTAGCACAGGATGGGAAAGAG GccatgaaagaaaatattttgaatcaaatcaCCAATGCCGCACAAATGATCAAGCTGGAAAATGATCCACATGCTGCATTTGCTTTAATCATTGATGGGAAGACTTTAACATACGCCCTTGAGGATGATATGAAGCTTCAATTCCTTGGACTCGCTGTTGATTGTGCATCGGTCATTTGCTGCCGTGTCTCCCCCAAGCAGAAGGCACTG GTAACAAGGTTAGTGAAAGAAGGTACTGGGAAAACTACTTTAGCAATTGGCGATGGTGCAAACGATGTAGGAATGATTCAAGAGGCCGATATTGGTGTCGGTATCAGTGGGGTTGAAGGTATGCAG GCTGTGATGGCTAGTGATTTCTCTATAGCTCAATTTCGGTTTCTTGAAAGGCTTCTGGTAGTCCATGGTCATTGGTGCTACAAGAGGATAGCACAAATG aTTTGCTATTTCTTCTATAAGAATATTGCATTTGGATTAACGCTATTCTACTTCGAAGCATATGCTGGATTTTCTGGGCAATCAATTTATGATGATTTCTACATGCTATCATTTAATGTCATACTCACCTCATTGCCTGTAATTTCCCTTGGTGTATTTGAGCAAGATGTCCCTTCTGAGGTGTGCCTACAG TTCCCTGCACTATATCAGCAAGGACCTCGAAACTTGTTCTTTGACTGGCCTCGAATTTTCGGATGGATGGGGAATGCTCTCTACTCATCTCTAGTTACTTTCTTTCTCAATCTCATCATCTTCTATGACCAGGCCTTCCGTTCGGGCGGCCAAACTGCAGATATGACTGCTGTAGGAACCACCATGTTTACTTGCATCATATGGGCAGTAAATTGCCAGATTGCTCTCACAATGAGCCATTTCACCTGGATCCAACACCTTCTCGTCTGGGGTAGCATTGCGATGTGGTATTTGTTCATCTTACTCTATGGAATGATTATATCCTCTGGGAATGCGTATAAAATCTTTGTCGAAGCTCTAGGACCTGCCCCTGTTTATTGGATAGCCACAATTTTAGTAACGATTACCTGTAATCTCCCGTATCTTGCTCACATATCCTTCCAGAGAAGCTTCCATCCAATGGATCATCACATTATCCAAGAAATCAAGTACTACAGAAAGGATGTTGAAGATACGCACATGTGGACCAGGGAAAGATCAAAAGCAAGGCAAAAGACAAAGATAGGATTCACAGCCAGAGTAGAAGCAAAGATCAGACAGTTAAAAGGAAGGCTGCAAAAGAAGCACTCTTCCCTTGGCATGCCTCCGAATGCTACTACTACTGCTATATCATGA